A region from the Hyalangium ruber genome encodes:
- a CDS encoding M16 family metallopeptidase produces MSFTPYRDVLPSGLRVVTVETPHLHTALLAVYVRTGSRHEVDANNGVSHFLEHLFFRGSEGWPDTVRMNAAVEEVGGNLNGVTTRDHGYYYTPIHPDHLAVGMDIIGDMLTRPRLTDMEVERQIILEEMLDEVDEKGRDIDIDNLSKRLLFPQHPLSLKIAGTRESVSDLTHAQVLEHFARHYVAGNLVVTAAGRVKHAEVLSLAERAFARLPKGPATTEAAPPDSEPGPRLHFVTHDESQTEFRLNFRTVPEHHEDYPALQIIRRVLDDGLSSRLPFEIVEKRGLAYSLHASLDAFHDTGLFEIDAASAPEKASKVVEEVLRVLGTLCEQEIDPEELARAKRRHRMLLEFSQDSPGELAGWFGGTELFRLPESFSRRADLVDAQTAANVRQVAQRYFNRENLTVVAVGQRKGLKALEQVVESAAALPSAHPLKKLSASRA; encoded by the coding sequence ATGAGCTTCACACCCTATCGGGACGTGCTGCCCTCCGGGCTCCGCGTCGTCACCGTCGAGACTCCCCACCTGCACACCGCCCTGCTGGCCGTGTACGTCCGGACGGGCAGCCGCCACGAGGTGGACGCCAACAACGGCGTGAGCCACTTCCTGGAGCACCTCTTCTTCCGCGGCAGCGAGGGCTGGCCCGACACCGTGCGGATGAACGCCGCCGTGGAGGAGGTCGGCGGCAACCTCAACGGCGTCACCACCCGCGACCACGGCTACTACTACACCCCCATCCACCCGGATCACCTCGCCGTGGGCATGGACATCATCGGCGACATGCTCACCCGCCCTCGGCTCACGGACATGGAGGTGGAGCGGCAGATCATCCTCGAGGAGATGCTGGACGAGGTGGACGAGAAGGGCCGCGACATCGACATCGACAACCTGTCCAAGCGCCTGCTCTTCCCCCAACACCCACTGTCGCTGAAGATCGCCGGCACCCGCGAGTCCGTCTCCGACCTCACCCACGCCCAGGTGCTCGAGCACTTCGCGCGGCACTATGTCGCCGGCAACCTGGTGGTGACGGCCGCCGGCCGGGTGAAGCACGCCGAGGTGCTTTCCCTCGCAGAGCGCGCCTTCGCCCGCCTGCCCAAGGGCCCCGCCACCACCGAGGCCGCGCCTCCCGACTCGGAGCCCGGTCCCCGCCTGCACTTCGTCACCCACGACGAGTCCCAGACGGAGTTCCGCCTCAACTTCCGCACCGTGCCCGAGCACCACGAGGACTACCCGGCCTTGCAGATCATCCGGCGCGTGCTGGATGACGGGCTGTCCTCGCGCCTGCCCTTCGAGATCGTCGAGAAGCGGGGCCTGGCCTACTCGCTGCACGCCTCGCTGGACGCGTTCCACGACACGGGCCTGTTCGAGATCGACGCGGCCAGCGCCCCCGAGAAGGCCTCCAAGGTGGTCGAGGAAGTGCTGCGCGTGCTGGGCACCCTGTGCGAGCAGGAGATCGATCCCGAGGAGCTGGCCCGCGCCAAGCGCCGGCACCGGATGCTGCTGGAATTCTCCCAGGACTCGCCGGGCGAGCTGGCCGGCTGGTTCGGCGGCACCGAGCTGTTCCGGCTGCCCGAGTCCTTCAGCCGGCGCGCGGACCTGGTCGACGCCCAGACCGCCGCCAACGTGCGCCAGGTGGCCCAGCGCTACTTCAACCGCGAGAACCTCACCGTCGTGGCGGTGGGCCAGCGCAAGGGCCTCAAGGCCCTGGAGCAGGTGGTGGAGTCCGCTGCCGCGCTGCCCTCGGCCCACCCGCTGAAGAAGCTCAGCGCCTCCCGCGCATGA
- a CDS encoding sensor histidine kinase: protein MKLSLATRIFLGYAVVLVTFGAVSLFSVAELHRNQQEIRLVSQGYLQLSQDAAALETFHTNQGKDTERLLDEQSVETRRALIRLARLYFPPLMAQRLAGARAKAQDILTFAPAGEVPFVRELEARFAELEIQYAAHGRTAEAIFSALAVESPDRAQVAERTSELRDREASIGRELRVVRAALDNRIRSRVDRAEERERRTGLAIITLSLVAIGVGLGATLLSARTLRPVRTLIEGVSRIGRGDYSAQLGVQGEDEVAVLAREFDAMARSLQARESQLKAQAEALARAEQLAAVGRISAQVAHEVRNPLSSIGLNVEMLGDALARATFHSEEEGREAHDLLTAVTREVDRLTDVTEQYLRMARPPKPTLVSENVTEVLGGVLDFSREELERAGVEVVRDFAPDTPPVLADEGQLRQVLLNLVRNSREAMPDGGRLTVSTRGLDSKEVEISVQDTGRGMTEAVRGRLFEPFFSTKEGGTGLGLSVSQQILQAHGGTLSCQSQPGQGTTFVLRLPRA, encoded by the coding sequence ATGAAGCTCTCGCTCGCCACGCGCATCTTCCTGGGCTACGCCGTGGTGCTCGTCACCTTCGGCGCGGTGTCCCTGTTCAGCGTGGCCGAGCTCCATCGCAACCAGCAGGAGATCCGCCTCGTCAGCCAGGGCTACCTCCAGCTCTCCCAGGACGCCGCCGCCCTGGAGACCTTCCACACCAACCAGGGCAAGGATACCGAGCGCCTCCTGGACGAGCAGAGCGTCGAGACGCGGCGCGCCCTCATCCGGCTCGCCCGCCTGTATTTCCCTCCGCTGATGGCCCAGCGCCTTGCGGGCGCTCGCGCCAAGGCCCAGGACATCCTCACCTTCGCCCCTGCCGGCGAGGTGCCCTTCGTGCGCGAGCTGGAGGCCCGCTTCGCGGAGCTGGAGATACAGTACGCGGCCCACGGTCGCACGGCCGAGGCCATCTTCTCGGCGCTCGCGGTGGAGAGCCCGGACCGCGCACAGGTGGCGGAGCGAACCTCCGAGCTGCGCGACCGGGAGGCCTCCATCGGCCGCGAGCTGCGCGTGGTGCGCGCCGCCCTGGACAACCGCATCCGCTCCCGCGTGGACCGCGCCGAGGAGCGCGAGCGGCGCACCGGCCTGGCCATCATCACCCTGTCCCTGGTCGCCATCGGCGTGGGCCTCGGCGCCACCCTCCTCTCGGCGCGCACCCTGCGCCCGGTGCGCACCCTCATCGAGGGCGTCTCCCGCATCGGCCGGGGCGACTACAGCGCGCAGCTCGGCGTGCAGGGCGAGGACGAGGTGGCCGTGCTCGCCCGCGAGTTCGACGCCATGGCCCGCTCGCTCCAGGCCCGTGAGTCCCAGCTCAAGGCCCAGGCCGAGGCCCTGGCCCGCGCCGAGCAACTCGCCGCCGTGGGCCGCATCTCCGCCCAGGTCGCCCACGAGGTCCGCAACCCCCTGTCCTCCATCGGCCTCAACGTGGAGATGCTCGGGGACGCGCTCGCCCGCGCCACCTTCCACTCCGAGGAGGAGGGCCGCGAGGCCCATGACCTGCTCACCGCCGTGACGCGCGAGGTGGACCGGCTCACGGATGTCACCGAGCAGTACCTGCGCATGGCCCGTCCGCCCAAGCCCACCCTCGTCTCCGAGAACGTGACGGAGGTGCTGGGCGGGGTGCTGGACTTCTCCCGCGAGGAGCTCGAGCGCGCCGGCGTCGAGGTGGTGCGCGACTTCGCCCCGGACACCCCGCCGGTGCTCGCCGACGAGGGGCAGCTACGCCAGGTGCTCCTCAACCTCGTGCGCAACAGCCGCGAGGCCATGCCGGATGGCGGCCGCCTCACCGTCTCCACCCGGGGCCTGGACAGCAAGGAAGTGGAGATCTCCGTCCAGGACACTGGCCGAGGCATGACGGAAGCCGTCCGGGGACGCCTCTTCGAGCCCTTCTTCTCCACCAAGGAGGGCGGCACCGGGCTGGGCCTGTCCGTCAGCCAGCAGATTCTGCAGGCACACGGGGGCACCCTTTCCTGCCAGAGTCAGCCCGGCCAAGGTACCACCTTCGTGTTAAGGCTCCCTCGCGCATGA
- a CDS encoding Kelch repeat-containing protein, which produces MRLRFLRHAFLAAALALVPACQEQGGAAPQVQLVTTSCAGTSPLEGVTHLRLKVTGEGLSGPIERVTPVLLQPEDIPAVPAGPRRMLEVRGYTGEPTSAGRVVSVGRSGPFDMPESGAPEAPVRVILRRVETFVPVEDAQQPGNCLGLTEERAGHTATLLEDGRVLLAGGFRISEEGAVETLASIEILDPMARTFTFVPDPGGDAARRAFHTAARTIDGRVALMGGETQSGTASTPLRSVAVFNPATREVQRFEMAQARSRHASAIDISGRGLVVGGVGEGGAVVTNPEGVDPAAGRSFPVPTPVPRTGVSVTVLADGQRMAVVGGSDGAQVSREVQVFAFNGTTFAPTPESQLLRQGRRNAATALYDDGKRLLVTGGYMDAVPTTEGITRPVAVSEILNLEAGSTSASVGPSIVGRGDLCAVSLPEGRVFTVGGQRPGEGGLVSTGLAELITPTQNVTGGVLGMSPVEPPRSLHTCTALPDGSVLVTGGLDNNGGSTRVAPGAFIFMPVPRD; this is translated from the coding sequence ATGAGGCTCCGTTTCCTCCGTCATGCCTTCCTGGCCGCTGCCCTGGCTCTCGTCCCCGCGTGTCAGGAACAAGGGGGGGCGGCTCCCCAGGTCCAGCTCGTCACCACCTCGTGTGCCGGTACCTCCCCGTTGGAGGGCGTCACGCACCTGCGCCTGAAGGTGACGGGAGAGGGGTTGTCCGGACCCATTGAGCGTGTGACCCCGGTGCTCCTGCAGCCGGAGGACATCCCCGCAGTGCCCGCTGGGCCGAGGCGGATGCTGGAGGTCCGGGGCTACACAGGAGAGCCCACGAGCGCGGGCCGGGTGGTCTCCGTGGGCCGTTCGGGTCCGTTCGACATGCCAGAGAGCGGGGCGCCCGAGGCGCCCGTGCGCGTCATCCTTCGTCGGGTGGAGACCTTCGTCCCGGTGGAGGATGCGCAGCAGCCGGGAAACTGCCTGGGACTCACCGAGGAGAGGGCCGGGCACACGGCCACCCTCCTGGAGGACGGCCGGGTGCTGTTGGCGGGCGGTTTCCGCATTTCGGAAGAGGGGGCGGTGGAGACGCTGGCCTCCATTGAAATCCTGGACCCGATGGCGCGCACGTTCACCTTCGTGCCGGACCCAGGGGGAGACGCTGCGCGCCGTGCGTTCCACACGGCGGCGCGGACGATCGACGGGCGGGTGGCGCTGATGGGCGGAGAGACGCAATCAGGCACGGCGAGCACGCCGCTGCGAAGTGTTGCGGTGTTCAACCCAGCGACGCGGGAGGTGCAGCGGTTCGAGATGGCACAGGCGCGTTCCCGCCATGCGTCGGCGATCGATATTTCGGGCCGGGGGCTGGTGGTGGGAGGAGTGGGGGAGGGCGGCGCGGTGGTAACGAACCCCGAGGGAGTGGATCCCGCGGCGGGCCGAAGCTTCCCAGTGCCCACGCCAGTGCCTCGCACGGGCGTGAGCGTGACGGTGCTGGCGGATGGCCAGCGCATGGCGGTGGTGGGAGGCTCGGATGGGGCGCAGGTCTCCCGCGAGGTACAGGTCTTCGCCTTCAACGGCACCACGTTCGCGCCGACCCCCGAGAGCCAGCTGTTGCGCCAGGGGCGGAGGAACGCGGCTACGGCCCTCTATGACGACGGGAAGCGGTTGCTCGTGACGGGGGGCTACATGGATGCCGTCCCGACGACGGAGGGCATTACCAGGCCCGTGGCGGTGTCGGAGATCCTCAATCTCGAGGCAGGAAGCACGAGCGCCTCGGTAGGTCCCTCCATCGTGGGTCGGGGAGACTTGTGCGCGGTGTCCCTGCCAGAAGGCCGAGTGTTCACAGTGGGAGGGCAGCGGCCGGGAGAGGGAGGCTTGGTGAGCACAGGGCTCGCGGAACTCATCACTCCCACGCAGAACGTGACGGGCGGAGTGCTCGGTATGTCGCCAGTGGAGCCACCACGCTCCCTCCACACCTGCACAGCGCTACCGGATGGCTCGGTGCTCGTCACGGGCGGGCTGGATAACAACGGAGGCTCGACCCGGGTGGCCCCGGGGGCCTTCATCTTCATGCCGGTGCCCCGCGACTGA